A DNA window from Desulfovibrio desulfuricans DSM 642 contains the following coding sequences:
- a CDS encoding phosphoglycerate dehydrogenase: MKILVTPRSFGKTNPELFDRLAQAGLEVIRNDTGGILSAEQMKEKLADCAGVILGVDPMDAPVLAAAPALKAIAKYGVGLDNIDLAACKERGIAVSRTVGANSNAVADYALTLMLMVARKAGLIDRRCRQKDWGKITSIDLYGKTIGIIGLGAIGRCVVKRAQGFGMKILAHDVVWDDAWAAKEGVERADVDRICREADFITLHTVLTDETRNLINAQRLASMKKTAVLINTARGGLIDEAALLEALKEGSIYGAGLDVFEQEPPADPAWYELDNLVMGSHCSSSTAGATETMGNMAVANLLRDLGL, from the coding sequence GTGAAAATTCTTGTAACACCCCGTTCTTTCGGCAAAACCAATCCCGAGCTGTTTGACCGTCTGGCCCAGGCCGGGCTGGAAGTGATACGCAACGACACGGGCGGCATTCTCTCCGCCGAGCAGATGAAGGAAAAGCTGGCCGACTGCGCTGGCGTTATTCTTGGCGTTGACCCAATGGACGCCCCTGTGCTGGCTGCTGCCCCCGCCCTCAAGGCCATTGCCAAATACGGCGTTGGGCTGGACAACATCGACCTTGCGGCCTGCAAGGAGCGCGGCATCGCGGTTTCGCGCACCGTGGGGGCCAACAGCAATGCCGTGGCCGACTACGCCCTGACCCTCATGCTCATGGTGGCGCGCAAGGCCGGGCTTATTGATCGCCGCTGCCGCCAGAAAGACTGGGGCAAGATCACCAGCATTGACCTGTACGGCAAAACCATCGGCATCATCGGCCTTGGGGCCATTGGCCGCTGCGTGGTCAAACGCGCACAGGGCTTTGGCATGAAGATTCTTGCCCACGATGTTGTGTGGGACGATGCCTGGGCCGCCAAGGAAGGCGTGGAACGCGCGGACGTTGACCGCATTTGCCGCGAGGCCGACTTCATCACCCTGCATACCGTGCTGACGGATGAAACCCGCAACCTCATCAATGCCCAGCGCCTTGCGAGCATGAAAAAAACCGCCGTGCTGATCAATACCGCGCGCGGCGGGCTTATTGACGAAGCCGCCCTGCTGGAAGCCCTGAAAGAAGGCAGCATCTACGGTGCGGGGCTTGACGTATTTGAGCAGGAGCCCCCGGCTGACCCGGCGTGGTATGAGCTGGACAACCTTGTGATGGGTTCGCACTGCTCGTCCTCCACCGCAGGAGCCACGGAAACCATGGGCAACATGGCTGTGGCCAACCTGTTGCGCGATCTGGGGCTGTAA
- a CDS encoding SLC13 family permease: MAEIAAENKGNLVKNIRLAGSVLSIILGIWVALQAPPEGLNEKTMIALGITVWAVGWWITEIVPEFVTGLMMCILWSAFKCVPFKTAFATFSTSGWWIMVGAFALGAVAGKTGLLKRISLWVLKLFPASFAGQVWGLIGSGTVIGPLIPSMNAKATLSSPIAMGISDELGIERKSNAANGLFGACYVGFILMGHMFMSGSFSHYVLVGMLPEAYRGVTWLQWLLWSLPYGVCVFLGMGLFIVTCYKPKEKVSLPAGYSTAQLEKLGPMTRNEKLCMGVLIVTLLMWMTESLHKISAGEVSLMAMCTLMLLKVMDKNDFKTGIDWSSVVFVGSILNMASVIQSLKVDRWLGTELQPLLANVISEPALFIVTLVVVASLVKLVIVSLTSASAIFVLILPPIMIAHGMNPWIACMVTFAGSDIWYLSYMNSIYLCAHFGTQGKMARHGAMIKLSAAYTAICIVAFLISIPYWKMLGLIK; encoded by the coding sequence ATGGCTGAAATCGCTGCTGAAAACAAAGGGAATCTGGTCAAGAACATTCGCCTTGCGGGGTCTGTTCTTTCCATCATCCTTGGTATCTGGGTCGCCCTGCAAGCGCCGCCAGAAGGCCTGAACGAAAAGACCATGATTGCTCTTGGCATCACCGTGTGGGCTGTGGGCTGGTGGATCACCGAGATCGTGCCAGAATTTGTCACCGGTTTGATGATGTGTATCTTGTGGTCGGCCTTCAAGTGCGTGCCTTTCAAAACAGCGTTCGCCACGTTTTCCACCTCCGGCTGGTGGATCATGGTCGGTGCATTCGCCCTGGGCGCAGTGGCTGGCAAAACAGGCCTTTTAAAGCGCATCTCGCTCTGGGTGCTCAAGCTTTTCCCTGCCAGCTTTGCCGGACAGGTGTGGGGGCTGATTGGTTCGGGCACTGTGATCGGCCCGCTCATTCCCAGCATGAACGCCAAGGCCACGCTTTCTTCGCCCATTGCCATGGGCATCAGCGATGAACTTGGCATTGAACGCAAGTCCAACGCGGCCAACGGCCTGTTCGGCGCATGCTATGTGGGCTTTATCCTCATGGGGCACATGTTCATGAGCGGCTCGTTCAGCCATTACGTGCTGGTGGGCATGCTGCCCGAGGCCTATCGCGGCGTTACGTGGCTGCAGTGGCTTTTGTGGTCGTTGCCCTATGGCGTGTGCGTTTTCCTCGGCATGGGTCTTTTCATCGTGACCTGCTACAAGCCCAAGGAAAAAGTCAGCCTGCCCGCAGGCTACAGCACCGCTCAGCTTGAAAAGCTCGGGCCCATGACCCGTAATGAAAAGCTGTGCATGGGCGTGCTTATTGTCACCCTGCTTATGTGGATGACCGAATCGCTGCACAAGATATCTGCCGGTGAAGTTTCCCTGATGGCCATGTGCACACTCATGTTGCTCAAGGTTATGGACAAAAACGATTTCAAGACGGGCATCGACTGGTCGTCCGTTGTTTTCGTGGGCAGCATCCTGAACATGGCCTCGGTTATCCAGTCGCTCAAGGTTGACCGCTGGCTTGGTACGGAACTGCAGCCCCTCCTTGCCAACGTGATTTCCGAACCCGCCCTGTTCATTGTGACGCTGGTGGTTGTGGCCTCGCTCGTCAAACTGGTTATTGTGTCGCTCACATCCGCCTCGGCAATCTTTGTGCTGATTCTTCCGCCCATCATGATTGCCCACGGCATGAACCCCTGGATCGCCTGCATGGTCACTTTTGCCGGCAGCGATATCTGGTACCTGAGCTACATGAACTCCATTTACCTTTGCGCCCATTTCGGCACACAGGGCAAAATGGCACGGCACGGAGCCATGATTAAACTTTCGGCTGCCTATACCGCCATATGTATAGTGGCCTTTCTTATCAGCATACCCTACTGGAAAATGCTCGGCCTCATAAAATAG
- a CDS encoding sigma 54-interacting transcriptional regulator gives MLPASFKPRILCVSIYDEMAQLVRHSAGQFGVEVDVFDGGIYNSGHLHALEVENRYDVIISQAGTAIAIQQMVKTPVVPIQITANDIVTPLREASERHQNLLCITYDSNLSVDIESLAAFARLKNFRQVIYRNEQDFNSIIARLPTLKDVAIVGFGGCVIEKAAQYGLPYYLIRSSKDSVHQAVLSARNIVDQHIKERTRSRRLNNIINYSLSGIVSVNRDKTIAICNRPAKQMLDLHGKKLVGMNIDAPSTPPELKQMLGNGEYTVDKVLPLKGKTLVVNRVPIRVREHDQGTIIVFQELSKIQKIEAEARVQLASKGLVAKYNFPDIIGSKNTLGPVVAEAKRYARSSASILIEGETGSGKELFAQSIHNFSERKKGPFVALNCAALPEHLLESELFGYEEGAFTGARKGGKPGMFELAHRGTLFLDEISEMSLATQVRLLRTLQEKEIFRIGGDRVINIDVRIIAASNRDLYAMAQEGSFRRDLFFRLNILPLQIPPLRKRKEDIPTLIAHFIKKSHQHVAGRSRLKFDDATLSALSAHGWPGNVRELEHILERVFTLYDEQQDFDALITDIMRRHCLRQGMAGPCHPLDDVLQVPRGTMAEMERFILEASLEEHGGNKKALADALGISRVTVWKKLKELEGEEQGQD, from the coding sequence ATGCTGCCAGCCAGTTTCAAACCGCGTATTCTTTGCGTTTCCATTTATGATGAAATGGCCCAGCTTGTGCGTCACTCCGCAGGCCAGTTCGGCGTTGAGGTTGATGTGTTTGATGGCGGCATTTACAACAGCGGGCACCTCCACGCGCTTGAGGTGGAAAACCGTTACGATGTCATCATCAGCCAGGCGGGAACGGCCATCGCCATCCAGCAGATGGTCAAAACACCAGTAGTGCCCATCCAGATTACAGCCAACGACATCGTCACCCCCCTGCGCGAAGCGTCAGAGCGTCATCAGAACCTGCTCTGCATCACTTACGACAGCAATCTGAGCGTTGATATTGAATCGCTGGCAGCCTTTGCTCGACTTAAAAATTTCCGTCAGGTCATCTACCGCAACGAGCAGGACTTCAACAGTATTATTGCCCGCCTTCCCACGCTGAAAGATGTTGCCATTGTCGGATTTGGCGGATGCGTCATTGAAAAGGCGGCACAGTACGGCCTGCCCTACTATCTCATACGCTCCAGCAAGGACAGCGTGCATCAGGCGGTGCTTTCCGCCCGCAATATTGTTGACCAGCACATCAAGGAGCGTACCCGCTCCCGCCGCCTGAACAATATTATCAACTATTCCCTCAGCGGCATTGTTTCCGTCAATCGAGACAAAACCATTGCCATCTGCAACCGCCCGGCAAAGCAGATGCTTGACCTGCACGGCAAAAAGCTGGTGGGCATGAACATTGATGCCCCGTCAACGCCGCCGGAACTCAAACAGATGCTCGGCAACGGCGAATACACCGTGGACAAGGTATTGCCCCTCAAGGGCAAGACCCTGGTGGTCAACCGGGTACCTATCCGCGTGCGTGAGCATGACCAGGGCACCATCATTGTTTTTCAGGAACTTTCCAAAATCCAGAAAATTGAAGCTGAGGCCCGCGTGCAGCTTGCCAGCAAGGGCTTGGTGGCAAAATACAATTTTCCAGACATCATAGGATCAAAAAACACCCTTGGCCCGGTTGTGGCCGAAGCCAAGCGCTACGCCCGCAGCAGCGCCTCCATCCTCATTGAAGGAGAAACTGGCTCCGGCAAGGAGCTTTTTGCCCAAAGCATCCACAATTTCAGCGAACGCAAAAAAGGCCCCTTTGTGGCCCTGAACTGCGCGGCCCTGCCCGAGCACCTGCTGGAAAGCGAACTTTTTGGCTATGAGGAAGGGGCTTTTACCGGCGCGCGCAAGGGCGGCAAGCCGGGCATGTTTGAGCTGGCTCACCGGGGAACGCTGTTTCTGGATGAAATCAGCGAAATGAGCCTCGCAACACAGGTGCGTCTGCTGCGCACCTTGCAGGAAAAAGAAATCTTCCGCATTGGCGGCGACCGCGTGATCAACATTGACGTACGCATCATAGCGGCTTCAAACCGCGACCTCTACGCCATGGCGCAGGAAGGCTCCTTCCGGCGCGATCTGTTTTTCAGGCTCAACATCTTGCCGCTGCAAATACCGCCGCTGCGCAAGCGCAAAGAAGACATTCCCACGCTCATTGCCCATTTTATCAAAAAAAGCCATCAACACGTGGCCGGACGCAGCCGCCTCAAGTTTGACGATGCAACGCTTTCCGCGCTGTCAGCGCACGGCTGGCCGGGCAATGTGCGCGAACTGGAGCATATTCTGGAGCGCGTGTTTACCCTCTATGACGAGCAACAGGACTTTGACGCGCTGATTACAGACATCATGCGGCGGCATTGCCTGCGGCAGGGCATGGCTGGCCCATGCCATCCGCTGGATGATGTTTTGCAGGTGCCGCGCGGCACCATGGCAGAGATGGAGCGCTTCATTCTGGAGGCCTCGCTTGAAGAGCACGGCGGCAACAAAAAGGCCCTGGCTGACGCCCTTGGCATCAGCCGCGTGACCGTGTGGAAAAAACTCAAGGAACTTGAAGGCGAAGAGCAGGGGCAGGACTGA